From Pararhodobacter zhoushanensis, the proteins below share one genomic window:
- a CDS encoding IclR family transcriptional regulator, with the protein MKRSEKDEDWSQRRIQSIEVGFKVIRAMESADGPLPLRDIAAAAGMPPSKAHLYLVSFIREGLVRQDPHSGHYGLGSFAIQLGHSAIRQVDIVDLAREELSALQQETGFAAYLSLWGNRGPGIVSKVDGYKQGSLAVRLGYVLPLSASATGQVFLAYLDRSETKPILEDEIQIARHSEENWTIAPELAKDPARLDALTDEIRTRGYATSKNNINANFAAMAAPVFDHSGRITATVTVLGSDKSMTGTRAKGVTSALLDTTERLSRRLGYSPRAPKA; encoded by the coding sequence ATGAAGCGCAGTGAGAAAGACGAAGACTGGTCGCAACGGCGCATCCAGTCGATCGAGGTGGGGTTCAAGGTGATCCGCGCAATGGAAAGCGCCGATGGCCCGTTGCCCCTGCGCGACATTGCTGCCGCTGCAGGCATGCCGCCGTCCAAGGCGCATCTCTATCTGGTCAGCTTCATCCGCGAGGGGCTGGTGCGTCAGGACCCGCACAGCGGTCACTACGGCTTGGGCAGCTTCGCCATCCAGCTGGGACATTCGGCGATCCGGCAGGTCGATATCGTCGATCTGGCGCGCGAAGAGCTGAGCGCCTTGCAGCAGGAAACCGGCTTTGCCGCCTACCTGTCACTGTGGGGCAATCGCGGGCCGGGGATCGTGTCCAAGGTCGACGGCTACAAGCAGGGCTCGCTGGCGGTGCGGCTGGGCTATGTACTACCTCTGTCGGCCTCGGCCACGGGGCAGGTGTTTCTGGCCTATCTCGACCGCAGCGAGACGAAACCGATCCTTGAGGACGAAATCCAGATCGCCCGCCACAGCGAGGAAAACTGGACCATCGCGCCCGAGCTGGCCAAAGACCCCGCCCGGCTGGACGCGCTGACCGACGAGATCCGCACGCGCGGCTACGCCACGTCCAAGAACAACATCAACGCCAATTTCGCCGCGATGGCGGCGCCGGTGTTTGATCATTCGGGGCGGATCACCGCGACGGTGACGGTGCTGGGGTCGGACAAGTCGATGACCGGCACCCGGGCAAAAGGGGTGACCAGCGCGTTGCTGGACACCACCGAAAGGTTGTCGCGCAGGCTGGGATACAGCCCGCGCGCACCCAAGGCTTAA
- a CDS encoding amidohydrolase family protein, with the protein MKKIDVFNHIWPEPFFNALIKQIGSMSDMTKRSGDVPMMTNLDRRFEVMDMFGEDYCQILSLASPPLEKFGDPAIALELSRIGSDSMAELCQKYPERFPGFVGTVPISHPEGMVTESKRAIEELGALGMQIFTNVNGTPLDLPAYAPFFEYMDSVGKPIWLHPARGQDFSDYKSESRSEYEIFWTFGWPYETSAAMARMVFSQFFDKWPNLKVITHHAGGMIPFFEGRVGPGWDQMGKRTSDRDLSTVRTSLKRPHLEYFKEFYADTASFGSRKAIEHAIEFFGEDRVMFASDAPFDPEGGPLYIRETINLIERMDLSDELRRKIFQDNAVKLMGLKL; encoded by the coding sequence ATGAAAAAGATCGACGTTTTCAACCACATATGGCCTGAGCCCTTCTTCAACGCGCTGATCAAGCAGATCGGCTCGATGAGCGATATGACCAAGCGGTCGGGCGATGTGCCGATGATGACCAATCTCGACCGCCGGTTCGAGGTGATGGACATGTTCGGCGAGGATTATTGCCAGATCCTGTCGCTGGCCTCGCCGCCGCTGGAGAAATTCGGCGATCCGGCGATTGCGCTGGAGCTGTCGCGCATCGGGTCGGATTCGATGGCCGAGCTGTGCCAGAAATACCCCGAGCGGTTCCCCGGTTTCGTCGGCACCGTGCCGATCTCGCATCCCGAAGGGATGGTGACCGAATCCAAGCGCGCGATTGAAGAGCTGGGTGCGCTGGGCATGCAGATCTTCACCAACGTGAACGGCACGCCGCTGGATCTGCCAGCCTATGCGCCGTTCTTTGAATACATGGACAGCGTCGGCAAGCCGATCTGGCTGCACCCGGCGCGCGGGCAGGATTTCTCGGACTACAAGAGCGAGTCGCGCTCGGAATACGAGATCTTCTGGACCTTCGGCTGGCCCTACGAGACCTCGGCGGCGATGGCCCGCATGGTGTTCTCGCAGTTCTTCGACAAATGGCCGAACCTCAAGGTCATCACCCACCACGCGGGCGGCATGATCCCGTTCTTTGAGGGCCGGGTTGGGCCGGGTTGGGACCAGATGGGCAAGCGGACCTCGGACCGTGACCTGTCCACGGTGCGCACGTCGCTGAAGCGTCCGCACCTTGAGTATTTCAAGGAATTCTACGCCGATACCGCGTCGTTCGGCTCGCGCAAGGCGATCGAGCATGCGATTGAGTTCTTTGGCGAAGACCGCGTGATGTTCGCCTCTGACGCGCCCTTCGATCCCGAAGGCGGCCCGCTTTACATCCGTGAGACGATCAACCTGATCGAGCGGATGGACCTGTCGGACGAGCTGCGCCGCAAGATCTTCCAGGACAACGCCGTCAAGCTGATGGGCCTGAAGCTTTAA
- a CDS encoding amidohydrolase family protein — protein sequence MTHDARPLNVQEIDVFTDTREVLAHANKGAKQRGFQDWLICDVDAHHVETVSWHELVEYIEDPVIRHQAVMYQKEKIGGAPYGLNGDSGLKYQDVGGRIPHQAGVREPVDDTSVHRDVTLTRRAMQSLGVDYMVLFPTPMLTLGLHPQPEMEVHLSRAYNRWLVDKVLKADNRIKTLAYLPFNTPKEAEAMIEEFADEPGVIGFCVPSVRHKALHHNDYMRCYARLQELGKPIAFHAAYHWQDPSLATVNRFLGMHALGFAWCNMVHMTNWILNGIPERFPGLRSIWVESGLAWIPFLMQRLDDQYLMRPSEAPQLKKLPSEYMRENCWYTTQPMETTNMKALQVTLEMINAETQLLFASDWPHFDFDLPQEIYDLPFLSEQAKRNILGLNAAKLFGLDPTPVKTL from the coding sequence ATGACCCATGACGCCCGCCCCCTGAACGTGCAGGAAATCGACGTCTTCACCGACACGCGCGAGGTGCTGGCCCATGCCAACAAGGGCGCCAAGCAGCGCGGGTTTCAGGACTGGCTGATCTGCGATGTCGATGCGCATCACGTCGAAACCGTCAGCTGGCACGAGCTGGTGGAATACATCGAAGACCCGGTAATCCGGCATCAGGCGGTGATGTACCAGAAAGAAAAGATCGGCGGCGCACCCTATGGCCTGAACGGCGACAGCGGGTTGAAGTATCAGGACGTCGGCGGCCGCATCCCGCATCAGGCCGGGGTGCGCGAGCCGGTCGATGACACCTCGGTCCACCGCGACGTGACGCTGACCCGGCGCGCGATGCAGTCGCTGGGCGTGGACTATATGGTCCTGTTCCCCACGCCGATGCTGACCCTCGGCCTGCACCCGCAGCCGGAGATGGAGGTGCATCTGAGCCGCGCCTATAACCGCTGGCTGGTGGACAAGGTGCTGAAAGCCGACAACCGGATCAAGACGCTGGCCTATCTGCCCTTCAACACGCCCAAGGAAGCCGAGGCGATGATCGAGGAATTCGCCGATGAGCCCGGCGTCATCGGGTTCTGCGTGCCCTCAGTCCGGCACAAGGCCTTGCACCACAACGACTATATGCGCTGCTACGCGCGGCTGCAGGAGCTGGGCAAACCGATTGCGTTTCATGCCGCCTATCACTGGCAAGACCCCTCGCTGGCGACGGTGAACCGCTTTCTGGGCATGCACGCGCTGGGGTTCGCGTGGTGCAATATGGTCCACATGACCAACTGGATCCTGAACGGCATTCCGGAGCGCTTTCCGGGGCTAAGGAGCATCTGGGTGGAGAGTGGCCTGGCGTGGATACCCTTCCTGATGCAGCGGCTGGATGATCAGTACCTGATGCGCCCTTCGGAAGCGCCGCAGCTGAAGAAACTGCCCAGCGAATACATGCGCGAAAACTGCTGGTACACGACGCAACCGATGGAAACGACCAACATGAAGGCGCTGCAGGTCACGCTGGAGATGATCAACGCCGAGACGCAGCTGCTGTTCGCCTCGGACTGGCCGCATTTCGACTTTGACCTGCCGCAGGAAATCTACGACCTGCCCTTCCTGTCCGAACAGGCCAAGCGCAACATTCTGGGTCTGAACGCCGCCAAGCTGTTCGGGCTGGACCCAACCCCCGTCAAGACGCTGTGA